The proteins below come from a single Lujinxingia sediminis genomic window:
- a CDS encoding winged helix-turn-helix domain-containing protein: MAFGGRVKAVESRARLEWSLREDHPFWLHGVAGSGKSQMLRDALHATGARVQVVALPALAPGERWEELTRRRWAGALFEAVGEPPPTGIGVGGEDARVVWEAWCAQVAGRRVILEGWEWMPPEVRAFGPLRLLERRACAGVVARGAPRVFLPVGEVVRLEVIACEAWHVEQERALVDAYVIRRGRQELVGRYPAGACSVGHPGHALSVAAALVARPPGQEPPEEAEIERLSEALGEALGRELVQAMEPGELALLAGMAALKRALYARAFWRHIDRDEVRRALEQGLLVEELDQVRLATSLLARLEAPALTHAQHWRLLQVVLDDFEARERLAPGGYAFAEDVLVLLRAFALVCADPALVEEELNEEQTRSFEELCSRIHKASRQLSARRYALEAQACLQRAPDWVLRAIPEVRLRLGQLLRRVGRVAEGDKLLRSLLRLRKHETGKRAFLWAQTMAANEGCADEAIEALRDFIASLDREDPLYAFACLTLARVLMERGAFRSALSVLEEGIYTAGADIWTLELLRSWQGMCLCFTGEPEAALYQVSDAVERLAVPGLELAQAEALHVLGTMYFELERYDHAREVLRRSGALYVRFGDVRNLKMVEVAECLISLMLGEEDPPDRAELARTPAASYWAYYQAELSFAEAVHALRSGERAVARERFAEAVHQHQVSGSMHALWRVLRSYAPLLMEGGEVGPARELVAILGSPAARESAPEEAPEALRALAGLGGDLSMWAHIEAGAPDTAGAPTLLPRDERGGRWLMRWRECWEEVLTHPSGPLPREIEAYPELGAVARAWRALAQGDTLACRRELVQSQELTLAGSLFGMVRGLLYLALGSEALPTQRAEMLAFWRSLSSAQVVEQLRYWEALQRSGALDLDPERVLSRTLMRWLTIVERWRVNGELLIDRGRGVVYAGERYHELGADTMGFAMLCFLAERQPERVPMEALFEGVWQRSFSPPSSTNSVYVTVRALRQELDDGQCAESLIGVERGEGYVLRVPAMLVG; encoded by the coding sequence GTGGCGTTTGGAGGTCGGGTGAAGGCTGTGGAGAGCAGAGCGCGGCTGGAATGGAGTCTGCGCGAGGACCATCCTTTTTGGCTCCATGGGGTGGCCGGTAGCGGTAAGAGCCAGATGTTGCGGGACGCGTTGCACGCGACCGGGGCCCGGGTGCAGGTGGTGGCGTTGCCAGCGCTCGCGCCCGGGGAGCGGTGGGAGGAGCTGACGCGGCGCCGCTGGGCGGGGGCGCTTTTTGAAGCGGTGGGGGAGCCTCCTCCTACGGGGATTGGGGTGGGCGGCGAAGACGCCCGGGTGGTGTGGGAGGCCTGGTGCGCACAGGTCGCCGGAAGGCGGGTCATTCTGGAGGGATGGGAGTGGATGCCGCCCGAGGTTCGCGCGTTCGGGCCGCTGAGGTTGTTGGAGCGGCGGGCCTGTGCCGGGGTGGTAGCCCGGGGGGCTCCCCGGGTGTTTTTGCCGGTCGGGGAGGTGGTGCGCCTGGAGGTGATCGCCTGTGAGGCGTGGCATGTGGAGCAAGAGCGCGCGCTGGTCGATGCCTATGTGATCCGGCGAGGTCGCCAGGAGCTTGTGGGGCGTTACCCGGCCGGGGCTTGTAGCGTCGGACACCCGGGCCACGCGCTCTCGGTGGCGGCGGCGTTGGTGGCGCGTCCCCCGGGGCAGGAGCCGCCGGAAGAGGCCGAGATTGAGCGACTCTCCGAGGCGCTTGGCGAGGCCCTGGGCCGGGAGTTGGTGCAGGCGATGGAGCCCGGAGAGCTGGCTCTGCTGGCCGGGATGGCGGCGCTGAAACGAGCGCTTTATGCCCGGGCATTCTGGCGTCATATCGATCGGGACGAGGTACGCCGGGCGCTGGAGCAGGGGCTTTTGGTGGAGGAACTCGACCAGGTGCGCCTGGCTACCTCGCTCCTGGCGAGGTTGGAGGCGCCAGCGTTGACCCATGCGCAGCACTGGCGGCTCTTACAGGTGGTGCTTGATGATTTTGAGGCGCGCGAGCGCCTTGCCCCCGGGGGCTACGCCTTTGCCGAGGATGTGTTGGTGCTGCTTCGGGCTTTTGCGCTGGTCTGCGCAGACCCGGCGCTGGTGGAGGAAGAGCTGAATGAGGAGCAGACCCGGAGCTTTGAGGAGCTCTGTAGCCGGATTCATAAGGCCTCTCGCCAGCTGAGCGCGCGGCGCTACGCGTTGGAGGCGCAGGCCTGCCTTCAGCGCGCGCCAGACTGGGTGCTGCGCGCGATCCCCGAGGTGCGCCTGCGCCTGGGACAGCTCCTGAGAAGGGTGGGGCGCGTGGCCGAGGGAGATAAGCTGCTGCGCAGCCTGCTCCGATTGCGCAAACACGAGACAGGCAAACGAGCCTTCCTCTGGGCTCAGACCATGGCGGCCAACGAAGGCTGTGCCGACGAGGCGATCGAGGCGTTGCGGGACTTCATTGCCAGCCTCGACCGTGAGGATCCCCTTTATGCGTTTGCATGCCTGACGCTGGCGCGGGTGCTGATGGAGCGGGGGGCCTTCCGCAGCGCGCTTTCGGTACTTGAAGAGGGCATCTACACCGCTGGAGCTGACATCTGGACGTTGGAGTTATTGCGCAGCTGGCAGGGGATGTGCCTGTGTTTTACTGGCGAGCCGGAGGCGGCCCTCTATCAGGTTTCCGATGCGGTGGAGCGTCTGGCGGTGCCGGGGCTGGAGCTGGCCCAGGCGGAGGCCCTTCATGTGTTGGGGACGATGTATTTTGAGTTGGAGCGCTATGACCATGCGCGCGAGGTGCTGCGCCGTTCCGGTGCGCTTTATGTGCGCTTTGGTGATGTGCGAAATCTGAAGATGGTGGAGGTGGCCGAGTGCCTCATCTCGCTGATGCTTGGCGAGGAAGATCCGCCTGATCGCGCGGAGCTGGCCCGGACGCCGGCGGCCAGCTACTGGGCGTATTATCAGGCGGAGTTGAGCTTTGCCGAGGCGGTGCACGCGCTGCGTTCCGGGGAGAGGGCTGTGGCGCGGGAGAGGTTTGCGGAGGCCGTGCACCAGCATCAGGTGTCGGGCAGCATGCACGCGCTCTGGCGCGTGCTGCGCTCGTATGCGCCGCTGCTTATGGAGGGTGGCGAGGTCGGACCGGCGCGAGAGCTGGTGGCGATTTTGGGTTCGCCGGCGGCTCGGGAGAGCGCGCCGGAGGAGGCACCCGAGGCGCTGAGGGCGCTGGCTGGCCTGGGCGGCGATCTGAGCATGTGGGCACATATCGAGGCGGGGGCCCCGGACACCGCAGGGGCACCGACGCTCTTGCCGCGCGATGAGCGAGGGGGCCGGTGGCTGATGCGCTGGCGGGAGTGTTGGGAGGAGGTCCTCACGCATCCGAGCGGGCCGCTGCCCCGGGAGATCGAAGCGTATCCGGAGCTTGGGGCGGTGGCCCGGGCGTGGCGGGCTCTGGCTCAGGGCGACACGCTGGCCTGCCGCCGCGAGCTGGTCCAAAGCCAGGAGTTGACGCTTGCCGGAAGCCTCTTTGGCATGGTGCGTGGGCTGCTCTATCTGGCGCTGGGTTCGGAGGCCCTGCCCACGCAGCGCGCCGAGATGCTGGCCTTCTGGCGGAGTCTTTCTTCGGCGCAGGTGGTCGAGCAGCTCCGCTACTGGGAGGCCTTGCAGAGGAGCGGAGCGCTGGATCTGGATCCAGAGAGGGTGCTCTCCCGAACGCTTATGCGCTGGCTGACGATCGTGGAGCGTTGGCGTGTCAACGGAGAACTGCTTATCGATCGGGGGCGCGGCGTGGTCTACGCGGGGGAGCGCTACCACGAGCTGGGGGCGGATACGATGGGGTTTGCGATGCTCTGCTTTCTGGCAGAGCGCCAACCGGAGCGGGTGCCTATGGAGGCGCTTTTTGAGGGGGTGTGGCAACGCTCTTTCAGCCCGCCTTCGAGCACCAACAGCGTGTACGTGACGGTGCGCGCGCTGCGCCAGGAGCTCGACGATGGGCAGTGTGCCGAGTCGCTGATCGGCGTGGAGCGTGGGGAGGGTTATGTGTTGAGGGTGCCCGCGATGCTGGTGGGATGA
- a CDS encoding DUF7282 domain-containing protein, whose amino-acid sequence MSRRVLFLALILTIAACGSPEDDTPDPTDRDAGADVDADADTDVPDTDAPDADVDPDADAEPDDHVRVERQVLTEARDEVRIAEVLATQPGWVAIYALDNPDDLSSAGELLGSVAVDAGESSDVSVSLTRELEDGEWLLARLHREAPEDGVFGYDASADTPDDPPALDADGQPVAAAVEVRIPSAGLQADDHTLEFSTRVRITMVSSARHALIAIADADEETLATAPLAPGLFEALPLTLSRPIATPGETLYVYLFEDVDENGVLDASIDTLQTDAGGAPLVLNFEVTHADPADPAPAVRFEMASLGTTAYLFESAEPAEFTDAISDVQAWNPTVTLKRGWRYEINNQGINVHPFDLLDLGDTRAGDVVLASQGRNIDPAPEADPQVAWVDEGPIMRFTVAGTLAGEAPGNPNTPTLNGYRCAVTGHAEMRGAFIIED is encoded by the coding sequence ATGTCTCGACGTGTTTTGTTTCTCGCTCTCATCCTCACCATCGCCGCCTGCGGCTCTCCCGAAGACGACACACCGGACCCCACCGATCGTGATGCAGGAGCCGACGTCGACGCCGATGCCGATACCGACGTTCCCGATACCGACGCTCCCGATGCCGACGTCGACCCCGACGCCGACGCCGAGCCCGACGATCATGTACGTGTCGAGCGCCAGGTGCTCACCGAGGCCCGCGATGAGGTGCGCATCGCCGAGGTGCTCGCCACACAACCCGGCTGGGTGGCGATCTACGCGCTCGACAACCCCGACGATCTCAGCAGCGCCGGGGAGCTTCTGGGCAGCGTGGCGGTCGATGCAGGTGAGTCGAGCGATGTGAGCGTGAGCCTGACGCGCGAGCTCGAAGACGGGGAGTGGCTGCTGGCGAGACTTCATCGCGAGGCCCCCGAAGATGGCGTCTTTGGCTACGATGCCAGCGCCGACACCCCCGACGATCCTCCCGCGCTCGACGCCGATGGCCAGCCCGTCGCCGCGGCGGTGGAGGTGCGCATCCCCTCGGCCGGCCTCCAGGCCGACGACCATACCCTCGAATTTTCCACCCGCGTCCGCATCACCATGGTCAGCAGCGCTCGCCACGCACTCATCGCCATCGCCGACGCCGACGAGGAAACGCTCGCGACCGCTCCCCTGGCACCCGGGCTTTTTGAAGCGCTGCCTCTGACCTTAAGCCGCCCCATCGCCACCCCGGGTGAGACCCTGTACGTCTACCTCTTTGAGGATGTCGACGAAAACGGCGTACTCGATGCGAGCATCGATACGCTCCAGACCGACGCCGGCGGTGCGCCCCTTGTGCTGAACTTCGAGGTCACCCACGCCGACCCGGCCGACCCGGCCCCGGCGGTGCGTTTTGAGATGGCCTCCCTCGGCACCACCGCCTACCTCTTTGAAAGCGCCGAGCCCGCCGAGTTCACCGACGCCATCAGCGACGTGCAAGCCTGGAACCCCACCGTGACGCTCAAGCGGGGCTGGCGCTACGAGATCAACAACCAGGGCATCAACGTCCACCCCTTCGATCTCCTGGATCTGGGCGATACCCGCGCCGGCGACGTGGTGCTGGCCTCCCAGGGGCGCAACATCGACCCCGCTCCCGAAGCCGACCCACAGGTGGCCTGGGTCGATGAAGGCCCCATCATGCGCTTTACCGTCGCCGGCACGCTCGCCGGCGAGGCCCCGGGCAACCCCAACACCCCCACGCTGAACGGGTATCGCTGCGCGGTGACCGGTCATGCCGAGATGCGCGGGGCGTTTATCATCGAAGACTGA